The nucleotide sequence TGGGCAGTGGCGTCTCTTCCTCCTCGGAGGCGGATTCGTAGGGCACTAGACTTTTCAGTGGCGTTTTGACGGGAGTCTTTACTTGGACCTTTATCGGGGACTTTGGCTTCTCCGTGTGATCCTCCGTCATCTTGGGCATGCTCGGCAGCTGGGCTGTCGTTGGCCTGGGCTTCATCTCCTCTTCGCTGTCTTCATCCTCCGAGGAGATTGGCAGATATTGTTGCTGGTTCATTGATTTGtggttgctgctgttgctgctggtggaGGAACTTTTGTTACCATTTGCAGTGGGAGCTGGAGTAGCATCGCCTTTAGCGAGTGTGCCAGCCAGTGAAGGCTTCGCAGATTCCTGAAACTTTCCGGTCCCCAGCTGGAGACCGTTCTGCAGATTTTGCTGGTGGTGCTGCTTGAATTGGATAGCCGTCTTCTGGGCATTGCCATTGCTGTAGCCATTAATTCCGCCGGGCGGCAGCTGGGGACCGATGAAACGGGTTGGCGAGGGCGAGGGCGAGGACACAGTCGCCGCCGGTACTGGCAACGGGCTGTGTCCGTTGGTCAGACGCACTCCATTAGGCCTGTTAGCCGCCGGACTGGCAGCCTGTGACAGGTCCAGTTCGTAGAACATAATATAGGCATTTGTGTTGCAGACACTATGCATTGCAATGGGCCGCACGTAGCTGTCGTCGAAGTTATAATAGCTACCCGAATCCGTAGAGCCAATGGCCGTATAGTGACCGCAGTGCTGGGAGACTCCCAGATGGGTGACCATCGAGACCAGGCGGTAGGTGAGTGGCTGAGCTTGGGCTGCTGGTGAACGGGCAGCGAATTTGCTCAGATCGATGCGTGGCTTAAAGGATATCTGCTTGGTCAATTTGTTGCCTATCATGGAGAAGCGCTTAAGCTGGATGCACAGCGTAATGGGGGCCCGCTCCAAGGAGAACTGCTTAGTTGCAGATACCTGAAAGAGATGGTGCTTGGTAAATACGATGTGGACAATGGAGGCCAGGAAACACATACCTTCTTCTTGCATCCCTCGCACTTGTATCCCATATCCTCGAGCCGCTCGCGAGAGAAGTGTCCCTCGAAGGCATCCTCCAGAGAGTCGGCCTTGCGGATGTCGAGCAACAGATCCTGAAAGTGCTGGAACGTGATGGACACGTGGTTGCAACTCAGACAGCGGACCTCGCTACGCAAGTATCCGCCGAAAATCTGCCCCAGCGGAGTAGTCTCCTTCACCAGCTGGTCCAGCTCTTTGTAATTGCGGAAACGCATCAGATATGCTCGCTCCATGGCCTCGACGAGGAAGCGCAGAAACTCGTGCGCATCCTCCTGACGTCCGACAACCATGTGCTTGCAGATCTGCTTCAGCTTCGAGTAGATGAGGAAGGGCCTGACGGCCGATTGATTGCTTTGTGTGGCCTGCAGGGTCTTGGCCATGGCGCAGACGATGCAGCCACCAGATTCGGCCACATTGCAGTTCTCCAGATGTGCCTGCTCCGAAACGAGCCAATTGGCCAGTGCGGGGATGTGCAGGAGCGCCTGGAGCGTGGAGTTGAGGTAGCAGGTGTTGCCCACGTTGATCATGCCCGAGCCCACCTGCCATTTGCGCTCCGACTGCTTCCAGCCGATGCGTATGTTCTCCCGTGGATATAGGACCCTCTTCGGTTTGGGCAGCTCATTGGGATTGTTAGTGGGATGCGGATGattgttgtggttgttgtgATGCGACTGATTGTTGGGGTGCTCCGTTGACTTGCGAGCTCCATTATTGTCTGCAAGGGGAAAGAGGATGGTAGCCAGTTTAAGCACGTGCCACAGGAGATGGCAGCAGGGCAACAGGATCAGTTTGAAAAGCAGCCACAGGGTGAACCCGTCCACCATTATCACAGTCATAATGCATTTAGTGGATCAAATGCCTTTGTCAGATTTATCACTTGCTTGCTGCCTGCGCACCGTgctgccaaaataaaaataaaacgagCTGTGCTCGCTGTGGAAACTGCTGACACACAATTGCACACACTCCTACGGTCACCTGTGCTCAGTGTTGGAAAGGGCGGTCGCTTTTTGTACCTAAGTACAAAGCTGTTTCAAAAATGATATCTTATCATTTAGTTTGAAAAAATTGAGAGCAACTGCAAAGCTAACGCCAAAAAAAACATGGttctgaaaaaaataaatttttcaaaatttttgttttttttgttcattCCACCATAGttttatgaaaaacaaattaaatttgaaacaaaactaatttatttgtattaatTACAATTAAGCTCAATATGATGCAGTATTATTCATTTCTAATATGagtctttaaaataaaattgcacTACAGTAGCAGTTTTTCCCCTATCTAGATAAAGTATCTTAATCAATCATAATATTTGCAAGATAAAAGGTGGGTACTCAACATCAGAATATAGGTACACATATTTCAGATATTACACAACACTGCAGTGCGTTTGATAACAGCGAGCGTGTGAGCGAGACGACGATTAGCAGAAGAAAATTAGTGCTGATAACAGCAAGCGAGTGAAAGGGACGAAAAGTAAAGAAGCAGACGCAGTGCAGACATAGTTGTCCCGCTCCGACTCAAGGGGTTGGGGCAGCACAGTGTTGCCAACTGAATTTTTGGCGCGACCTAACAGTGGTTGTTGTAAGCACTCTTCTCCCCTTTTATGTCTTTGTAACCGTGTTCAAGGCATTGACCAggccaaaaagaaaaagaacaTCTTGAAGCATCTCCTGCTTCTTGGCTTTGTGTCTGCACTTCCTACACCGTGTGAATCACTTTTGCATTCTCGCCTTTGTTTGCGCTCTTTTTATCACACACAAGCAGATTGCGACGCATTTACcgcattaaaaataaaaaaaacaaagccaATAAAAGTACCGCTGGCGCTGGCCATGTGTGCGTAGAAAAGAGACGGAACTAGAGAGGGGAGCCCTCGtgcttttccttttttttctttttgccgCTGGAAAGGCAGCACGTTTTTTTCCGCCACAACTTCTGTGAATCAGAAGTTTAAGATGgggcgttgttgttgctgccttTCCAGCTCACTCTTTGCGGCGTTGTACTTGTTTTGCTTTTCCGCGTATTCCTTTGCATTCTGTTTACACGACACGTACACCACCCAAGCGCCgtcacacacgcacacagagACACACGAGCGCCTAAAAAGTACAGGTATGCTGCTCTGCCGACGCCGACTGCGCTGCCCGCAAAATGCAGGCAGAgcagtaaaaaaaaatcttagcGGAAAAACAACACACGTGATTTGTGGAGGGATATTCCCAGAAGATCGGGCAAAAACAAACGGGAggatatgtatgtacatatgccCAGCATATACATATAGAGATAGCACATGGAAAATTGCGCAAAATTGCCACACAAAGAAGAAACACAGACGAAGGCGGAGACGAAGAAAAGCCACTTTTGCGTTTGCAGGCAACTTTTTGATGCATGCATTTTTCTTCCCTGCTTTACTCACCATGTCCATTTGCGCCCACAACTTTGCCAGTGTTGTTTTTGCCACCAAAACCATTGATGGCGCCTGCATTGCCAGGCTTGATGACAATATATTTGGACTTGAGGTTATCCAGCACCGATTCGTTGTAGTTGGGCACCTCCTCGTATTCGATTTTGGCCATCAGGATGCGCTTGGCATTGGCCACCAAGTGGTTCTGCAGGTTGCCGGATGAGTCCTCGCCGGCTTTGGCCTGGTCGGCGGAGGAGCCCGAGGAGTTGCCGCCAAGGGATTCCCGCAGAGCGGCATTGACCACATTCGCCGTTTCGCACACGGCCATCGAAACGGGCATGGCGATGCTCCGGCTGGGGACTTGCGGTGGAATTTTGAAGGGGATGGGTGGAGGTGTTGGCCACCCAGTTAGCTAATGGTCATCGGCGATCCTCGCAGATCCTGCAGATCCTCCTCCGCTCTGCCCACACGTCCTTCAACACGCTCTTtgctctctccctctctctctccctGGACTCCCTAACTCCACTCCACACACTCTCTTTCTCTGCTTCTTGCTTCACACACCGACTGCGACACCGACACACGCACACTAACGCACTCGGGAACAGTCTTTTTCTGGCTTTTTCGCGCTGCGATTTGTTGGCCAACTGAACATTACGATTGGGGAATACTCGCTTGCAAATCGCCTACAAATTTCGAACGAATTTTAAAACGAAATGTCTGCTTTCGAAAATAATGACGATTCCTTCCCTCGTGTTTCTTCCGACTGCGGATTCTCTTTTCGCACCATATTCTTCGTTTGGGGATGCCAACTCGCGGTGAATCGTCAAGCACGGTCACCGCGGAAATATACCTTATATAC is from Drosophila suzukii chromosome 3, CBGP_Dsuzu_IsoJpt1.0, whole genome shotgun sequence and encodes:
- the scny gene encoding ubiquitin carboxyl-terminal hydrolase 36 isoform X1 → MPVSMAVCETANVVNAALRESLGGNSSGSSADQAKAGEDSSGNLQNHLVANAKRILMAKIEYEEVPNYNESVLDNLKSKYIVIKPGNAGAINGFGGKNNTGKVVGANGHDNNGARKSTEHPNNQSHHNNHNNHPHPTNNPNELPKPKRVLYPRENIRIGWKQSERKWQVGSGMINVGNTCYLNSTLQALLHIPALANWLVSEQAHLENCNVAESGGCIVCAMAKTLQATQSNQSAVRPFLIYSKLKQICKHMVVGRQEDAHEFLRFLVEAMERAYLMRFRNYKELDQLVKETTPLGQIFGGYLRSEVRCLSCNHVSITFQHFQDLLLDIRKADSLEDAFEGHFSRERLEDMGYKCEGCKKKVSATKQFSLERAPITLCIQLKRFSMIGNKLTKQISFKPRIDLSKFAARSPAAQAQPLTYRLVSMVTHLGVSQHCGHYTAIGSTDSGSYYNFDDSYVRPIAMHSVCNTNAYIMFYELDLSQAASPAANRPNGVRLTNGHSPLPVPAATVSSPSPSPTRFIGPQLPPGGINGYSNGNAQKTAIQFKQHHQQNLQNGLQLGTGKFQESAKPSLAGTLAKGDATPAPTANGNKSSSTSSNSSNHKSMNQQQYLPISSEDEDSEEEMKPRPTTAQLPSMPKMTEDHTEKPKSPIKVQVKTPVKTPLKSLVPYESASEEEETPLPNPRKRRSGSDSSESEQESGQTNGHSKTNGHTNGSASSSVHVNNSKQKTDAIDEIFKSLKKSAESEDDDDEEEEPSIQLTNGWHPQKQSQSQSRAPPSPKTPPSPAVIKSKTGIWKVTRNDDVQANDDDDDDDDDEEEEAPAAKIQTPSKTHRNPFASSKASADSPTTPGAKRQKLLNGSAVKSHQQPRVGNGYQSEPTSNGSTINELLKQSHRGYGSSVLSWNGKPAELEKELLVDAREQRQRDLDDDEENEMDRGRQRKVKSGSAKGNNSSNASNSTPGYNPFQEYEGQKRWNKNGGGGGGFSRFYNQNFRQNYQQRNKFKFNRFGGPGSTKFQRQALQRHMAAGGGFNRRQPSAQQQQQS
- the scny gene encoding ubiquitin carboxyl-terminal hydrolase 36 isoform X2, which codes for MPVSMAVCETANVVNAALRESLGGNSSGSSADQAKAGEDSSGNLQNHLVANAKRILMAKIEYEEVPNYNESVLDNLKSKYIVIKPGNAGAINGFGGKNNTGKVVGANGHDNNGARKSTEHPNNQSHHNNHNNHPHPTNNPNELPKPKRVLYPRENIRIGWKQSERKWQVGSGMINVGNTCYLNSTLQALLHIPALANWLVSEQAHLENCNVAESGGCIVCAMAKTLQATQSNQSAVRPFLIYSKLKQICKHMVVGRQEDAHEFLRFLVEAMERAYLMRFRNYKELDQLVKETTPLGQIFGGYLRSEVRCLSCNHVSITFQHFQDLLLDIRKADSLEDAFEGHFSRERLEDMGYKCEGCKKKVSATKQFSLERAPITLCIQLKRFSMIGNKLTKQISFKPRIDLSKFAARSPAAQAQPLTYRLVSMVTHLGVSQHCGHYTAIGSTDSGSYYNFDDSYVRPIAMHSVCNTNAYIMFYELDLSQAASPAANRPNGVRLTNGHSPLPVPAATVSSPSPSPTRFIGPQLPPGGINGYSNGNAQKTAIQFKQHHQQNLQNGLQLGTGKFQESAKPSLAGTLAKGDATPAPTANGNKSSSTSSNSSNHKSMNQQQYLPISSEDEDSEEEMKPRPTTAQLPSMPKMTEDHTEKPKSPIKVQVKTPVKTPLKSLVPYESASEEEETPLPNPRKRRSGSDSSESEQESGQTNGHSKTNGHTNGSASSSVHVNNSKQKTDAIDEIFKSLKKSAESEDDDDEEEEPSIQLTNGWHPQKQSQSQSRAPPSPKTPPSPAVIKSKTGIWKVTRNDDVQANDDDDDDDDDEEEEAPAAKIQTPSKTHRNPFASSKASADSPTTPGAKRQKLLNGSAVKSHQQPRVGNGYQSEPTSNGSTINELLKQSHRGYGSSVLSWNGKPAELEKEPFELVCAKRIAGHGSLDGSDIVESSVAVNAASGSDSNDVVVIAVAVSDAGEALSYPPQSTHNTNSTITPNSL
- the scny gene encoding ubiquitin carboxyl-terminal hydrolase 36 isoform X3, which codes for MASASDNNGARKSTEHPNNQSHHNNHNNHPHPTNNPNELPKPKRVLYPRENIRIGWKQSERKWQVGSGMINVGNTCYLNSTLQALLHIPALANWLVSEQAHLENCNVAESGGCIVCAMAKTLQATQSNQSAVRPFLIYSKLKQICKHMVVGRQEDAHEFLRFLVEAMERAYLMRFRNYKELDQLVKETTPLGQIFGGYLRSEVRCLSCNHVSITFQHFQDLLLDIRKADSLEDAFEGHFSRERLEDMGYKCEGCKKKVSATKQFSLERAPITLCIQLKRFSMIGNKLTKQISFKPRIDLSKFAARSPAAQAQPLTYRLVSMVTHLGVSQHCGHYTAIGSTDSGSYYNFDDSYVRPIAMHSVCNTNAYIMFYELDLSQAASPAANRPNGVRLTNGHSPLPVPAATVSSPSPSPTRFIGPQLPPGGINGYSNGNAQKTAIQFKQHHQQNLQNGLQLGTGKFQESAKPSLAGTLAKGDATPAPTANGNKSSSTSSNSSNHKSMNQQQYLPISSEDEDSEEEMKPRPTTAQLPSMPKMTEDHTEKPKSPIKVQVKTPVKTPLKSLVPYESASEEEETPLPNPRKRRSGSDSSESEQESGQTNGHSKTNGHTNGSASSSVHVNNSKQKTDAIDEIFKSLKKSAESEDDDDEEEEPSIQLTNGWHPQKQSQSQSRAPPSPKTPPSPAVIKSKTGIWKVTRNDDVQANDDDDDDDDDEEEEAPAAKIQTPSKTHRNPFASSKASADSPTTPGAKRQKLLNGSAVKSHQQPRVGNGYQSEPTSNGSTINELLKQSHRGYGSSVLSWNGKPAELEKELLVDAREQRQRDLDDDEENEMDRGRQRKVKSGSAKGNNSSNASNSTPGYNPFQEYEGQKRWNKNGGGGGGFSRFYNQNFRQNYQQRNKFKFNRFGGPGSTKFQRQALQRHMAAGGGFNRRQPSAQQQQQS